In candidate division WOR-3 bacterium, a single genomic region encodes these proteins:
- a CDS encoding (2Fe-2S)-binding protein — protein sequence MPKENYSPRIFEHPILKFEKKRLVKFYFEGKEYYGYEDEPIACALIANGIKVFHITKEKKRKRGFFCAIGRCSSCLMKVDGKRNVMVCITRLKEGMRIERQ from the coding sequence ATGCCAAAAGAGAATTATAGCCCAAGAATTTTTGAACACCCAATTTTGAAGTTTGAGAAGAAGAGGTTAGTTAAGTTTTATTTTGAAGGAAAGGAGTATTATGGTTATGAAGATGAGCCAATTGCCTGCGCCTTAATTGCCAATGGCATCAAGGTCTTTCACATTACGAAAGAGAAGAAAAGGAAAAGGGGATTTTTTTGTGCGATTGGTCGTTGTTCTTCTTGTCTGATGAAAGTTGATGGCAAAAGGAATGTGATGGTTTGTATTACCAGATTAAAGGAGGGAATGAGAATTGAACGCCAATGA